Genomic DNA from Pseudodesulfovibrio senegalensis:
TGGACATGGTGCCGACTGCGGTCAGGTATGCGGGGGAGTAGTGGCGCAGAACTTCGATGGGGTTGCGCCCGGAAATGACGCCGGCGAGGGTGTAGAGGACAGTCAGCCAGATGGCATGGCCCACGAGCACCAGCACGATGACCTGCAGGAACACGGGCAGCTGTTTTGTCAGACTGCCTTCGTAGGCCAGCCCGGCAAAGGTGGTGGCAATGAAGAAAGGCAGCAGGGGGATGACGATTTTGGTGACGACCTGCATCATGATGCCTTCGAATTCGCAGAGGATTTTTTCAAAGGTCTTGGCCTTGCTCCACAGGGTGGCCACGCCGAGGATGATGGCCGTTACCAGAGCGGTCATGACCGGCATGACCGGGGGGATGTTGAGCTGGAAAACCACTTCGGGGATTTCGCGCAGGCTTTCCACCTGGGTTGCGATGGAAAGATGCGGGATGATCATGTACCCGGCCACACAGGCCATGGTGGCCGCACCCACGGCCGAAAGATAGGCCACGGTCACGCCTGCGCCCAGCATCTTGCTGGCGTTTTGGCCCAGGCGGGTGATGGCCGGGGCAATGAACGCGATGATGACAAGCGGAACGGTGTAGAAGATGATCTGGCCGAGCACGTGCTTGACTGTGGCAATGACCTCCATGGCCGATTCATTGGCTACCAGTCCGATGACAACACCGGCCGCAATGCCGATGAGAAGTTGTATGATGAGGCCGAATTCGCCTTTGCGCTTGGAACCGTTGGACATGTGAGAACCTCCAGGTATGTGAGTACTCATGAACGGCTCCTGCGCAGGCAGGAGCCGTGATACGCCTACTTCTCCGCGATCACTTCGATTTCAACGAGAGCTTCCTTGGGCAGGCAGGCCACCTCGAAGCAGCTGCGCGCCGGGAAGGGCTTGTCGAAATAGGTGGCGTAAACCTCGTTGACCGCGGCGAAATTGCCGATGTCGCTCAAAAACACCGTGGTCTTGATGACGCGGTCCATGGATGAACCCGCGGATTCAAGGATTGCCTTGACGTTTTCCAGCGACGCCTTGGCCTGTTCCTCGATGGTCTCGGGCATTGTTCCGGTTTCGGCGACAATGGGCAGTTGTCCGGACGTGAACACCAGATTGCCGCTGACCATACCCTGTGAGTATGGGCCAACGGCAGCAGGTGCTTTTTCGGTGTCGATACGAGTGGGCATGATGCCTCCTTGTTGGTGTGATATTTCAGGGCAGGGATCGTGCCGCTGCCCTCGATTGATTTTTTCTTGTATTGCGAAAAAAATATTAGGTCAATAAATTTTCTGCAAAATATAAGAAAAAATTATCACACAAGGAGGCTAGGAGTGGATTTTCTGCAGGTATCTGTAGATGGTCGCCTCGGAAGCTGCGAGACGGTCGGCCACCACGGCCACCGTGCCCTTGAGCAGGAATACGCCCCGTTCGTCCAGAACGCGGACAAGGTCCATCTTTTCCGCGGCCGTCATCCGCTTGGGAGGAATTTCCGCCCGGTTGATGATCTGTTCGATGAGGTTTTCGGTCAGGTCCTCGATGGATTCGGAAAACGTTTCGCTCTGGTCGGGC
This window encodes:
- a CDS encoding dicarboxylate/amino acid:cation symporter; protein product: MSNGSKRKGEFGLIIQLLIGIAAGVVIGLVANESAMEVIATVKHVLGQIIFYTVPLVIIAFIAPAITRLGQNASKMLGAGVTVAYLSAVGAATMACVAGYMIIPHLSIATQVESLREIPEVVFQLNIPPVMPVMTALVTAIILGVATLWSKAKTFEKILCEFEGIMMQVVTKIVIPLLPFFIATTFAGLAYEGSLTKQLPVFLQVIVLVLVGHAIWLTVLYTLAGVISGRNPIEVLRHYSPAYLTAVGTMSSAATLPVALECASKSKVLSRNTVEFMVPMGATIHLCGSVLTETFFAMTISQMLYGTLPELSTMMLFIVLFGIFAIGAPGVPGGTVMASLGIVVGVLGFDPAGVALLLAVFALQDSFGTACNVTGDGALTLMLEGFFNRHGQLQETEPSCATSNNE
- a CDS encoding RidA family protein, encoding MPTRIDTEKAPAAVGPYSQGMVSGNLVFTSGQLPIVAETGTMPETIEEQAKASLENVKAILESAGSSMDRVIKTTVFLSDIGNFAAVNEVYATYFDKPFPARSCFEVACLPKEALVEIEVIAEK